The following proteins come from a genomic window of Gossypium raimondii isolate GPD5lz chromosome 5, ASM2569854v1, whole genome shotgun sequence:
- the LOC128041133 gene encoding uncharacterized protein LOC128041133 has translation MIQCSNDRQSLRLLIEFRNDSYQGYYSSPNLNTSLIGEGSWDAKSNRLCIIACRIYDAWSSLEKSHVGDCTTRLSLRFPAILSIRNTSTIVGEIWSEKPRNEGGFFDRVEFRNTGRYGGRIQLQGLKYVYTEMAEVKKSCPKKNPKTKSSRGHYPDGYSGNLGFRMSIIKGSKGRIGWGSSVPLAVGDQQDQRFPSLIPSSSSKPKSSRVESDSSSGLLNISYKMSIMLRSSELDGGLNTVNESSNEYLKTEIRISAEGVYDTATGSLCMVGCRHLRSGDKTFSSHSMDCKILVKINFPPLNSDRRSKIKGSIESTREEIDPLSFKPLQFSGRAYYRSWVTESISRMDLEMDMLVISNSLAIIFVAFQILHVRKHRGIGPLVSLLMLVILALGHLIPLVLNLEAMFIQDSKRSVLIRGGRWLEMNEIIIRVVTMVAFLLQVRLLMLSWTARCSTEKKKTLWIAEKRGLYVCVPVYVIGAIIAFSVKSRQNGHRTVRARHSWYYINKIILGNSRAYAGLILDAFLFLKSSSTCSTTRENWLFLDSFTSESPLLLLNCLGLHYYIVLGIFFAVIIHYQQRLGGQYFLPKRFQESVIDEEFQIDEEFPVDSEEQLPL, from the exons ATGATTCAGTGCTCAAACGATAGGCAAAGCTTGAGGCTTCTGATAGAATTTCGGAACGATAGCTATCAGGGATACTATAGCTCTCCCAATCTCAACACTTCATTAATTGGAGAAGGATCTTGGGATGCAAAGAGTAATCGGCTTTGTATCATTGCTTGCCGAATCTATGATGCATGGAGCTCCTTGGAGAAGTCTCATGTTGGAGACTGCACGACACGGTTGAGCTTAAGATTCCCGGCAATCTTGTCTATCAGAAACACAAGCACCATTGTAGGAGAAATTTGGAGTGAGAAGCCTAGGAATGAAGGTGGTTTCTTTGATAGGGTCGAGTTCCGAAATACTGGACGTTATGGAGGACGAATTCAACTTCAAGGTTTGAAATATGTATACACGGAAATGGCCGAAGTGAAGAAATCATGTCCAAAGAAGAATCCTAAGACTAAAAGCAGTAGGGGACACTACCCAGATGGCTATTCTGGTAATCTGGGTTTTAGAATGTCGATCATCAAAGGTTCCAAAGGAAGAATCGGATGGGGTTCTTCGGTTCCTCTTGCGGTAGGTGATCAGCAAGATCAGAGATTTCCATCTCTAATACCATCCTCAAGCTCAAAGCCTAAAAGTTCTCGCGTTGAATCCGATTCCAGCAGTGGCTTGCTTAATATCAGCTATAAAATGAGTATCATGCTGCGTAGTTCGGAATTGGATGGTGGCCTTAATACGGTTAACGAATCTTCAAATGAATATTTGAAAACAGAAATCCGAATTTCTGCTGAAGGGGTTTATGATACAGCAACAGGTAGCCTATGCATGGTTGGCTGCAGACATTTAAGGTCAGGTGACAAAACATTTTCAAGCCATTCGATGGATTGCAAGATCCTGGTGAAAATCAATTTTCCTCCATTGAACTCGGACAGGAGAAGTAAGATCAAAGGAAGCATCGAAAGCACACGTGAAGAAATCGATCCTCTATCCTTCAAGCCCCTGCAGTTTTCGGGAAGAGCTTATTATCGCAGTTGGGTTACGGAATCAATTTCGAGAATGGATTTGGAGATGGACATGTTGGTAATATCCAATTCTCTTGCAATTATCTTTGTAGCATTTCAAATCCTTCATGTCAGGAAGCACCGTGGCATTGGTCCTTTGGTTTCACTTCTAATGCTTGTTATTCTAGCCCTGGGGCACTTGATCCCTTTGGTTCTAAACCTCGAAGCAATGTTCATTCAAGATAGCAAGAGATCGGTCTTGATTAGAGGTGGAAGGTGGCTCGAAATGAACGAGATTATCATTAGAGTCGTTACCATGGTGGCTTTTCTGCTGCAAGTCCGTCTTCTGATGCTCTCATGGACTGCTAGATGCTCcactgaaaagaaaaagaccTTGTGGATTGCAGAGAAAAGGGGGCTGTATGTGTGTGTTCCGGTGTACGTAATTGGAGCTATTATCGCCTTTTCGGTTAAGTCAAGGCAGAATGGACACCGAACAGTAAGGGCAAGGCATTCTTGGTActacataaataaaatcattttgggGAATTCAAGAGCTTATGCTGGTTTGATACTGGATGCCTTTCTTTTCCTCAAATCATCTTCAACATGTTCCACAACTCGAGAGAACTGGCTCTTTCTCGACTCTTTTACATCGGAATCACCCTT ATTACTACTCAACTGCTTGGGACTTCATTATTATATTGTGTTGGGTATATTCTTTGCTGTGATCATACACTACCAACAGCGCCTCGGTGGTCAATATTTCCTTCCGAAGAGATTCCAAGAATCTGTGATAGATGAGGAATTTCAGATAGATGAGGAATTTCCGGTAGATTCGGAAGAACAATTGCCATTGTGA